DNA sequence from the Huiozyma naganishii CBS 8797 chromosome 10, complete genome genome:
GGCGCTCCATTGGTCTAGTGGAATACTTTTCTTCGTACTTCTTCCTTCCCTATTTGATCCAACAGGGAAAGGGCGTCACCGTTCATCTGCTTCTCTACAGAAGCATGTCCAGGGTACAACAGATACACAACCCAGCTAGTAACCCAGTCATACAATCCTCATTGTTCCTAGATGCTGGTTGTTGCTGCACGTATAttggctgctgctgctgaggAGGTTGTTGGTAATACTGAGGttgtggttgctgttggtaATATTGTGGCTGTTGTTGTACGGGAGCAGGTGCGTATCCCCTGTCGTACTGGGCACTTTGTGGGGGTGGTGCACTTGGACGAGCGTACTTGAGAGATGGGTTATCACGTTTCGCGAGAGATCAAAACTGTTAGTAACTTTCGATATCATCGCCGGGCTTATTCAATATAGGAGGAGGGTACAGATTTCCTCTACATTCGTTGAAAAGAGGGCTCCTATACATGATAAGACACGCAGGCTAATACACATACCTGTTGTTTATTGTCACCGTAATAATCGTTGGCAGACATGGCCCGGAAAGAGTCTTGGTTGACTTGTTTCCGATACGAAGGGCAGTTGTGATGGCCCAGTCCTCTGCTTATTTATTGATTTACGGACTCGAAATCTGAGAGTCTCGAGGAAAAAAACGGAAGAAGGCTGTTACCCGACTTTAACAGCGGTATAACCTCCTATTCGAGTGAGGCCACGGCATGAACGACGCCTCGGTGAAGTAGCACTCGTGATAGTATCCAACGGCATCATTCACGACTGTGGTTAAATAAACAGTATTATTGCAGTTCACCAATTGATAATTAATTTCATCAACTGGAGAGGATACGATAGCTTATATAAGACACATGCGATAAGTCTGTTTTATCTGACACAGTGTTGCGCCGCGTGCATTAGCAACGGATCCGTGGTTATTGGGGCCGTCCCCTTTTCTTCCAGAGTCTGTGATCAAAAATATGACGGCATTTGTGCTTGAACCGATCCCAGCGACCTGCGCATTCATAATCGTTGATCAACTCTCTGTCCTTCTCAGTAATTCTGGCTGCCTGCAACCAAAATCTCATAAAATCAGCCTGTTCGTTCCTTCTCGATTGCAAAATTAGGTTCTCCTTTCTAATATTAGGAGGGTCCATCCCCGTTTGCCTCTTGGGGGACCAGAATTCTGGATCAACAATAGCTTTCAAAAATGGCGATTTTGTTCGCCGACTCAATGCCAACAATTCCTTATATCTTTCCTCAGAGGTTTCGTAGTATatgttctccttcaaaagctGGCACCCTGTTGCCTCGTCAGGTTGCTCTGTGGTCCCGGATAGCGACACTTCATACATTTGATCTCCCTTCACTTCCCCGAATCTTTCACCTTGCGCGGCTACTTCGCTTAGATTTTTAGCGTTCTGCCGCTGTAGCGAATAATCAATATTCAAATGATGGAAACGTTCCGGCATTGCGTTCCGGTGGCTTGGTTCCATAATATATCGTACGATGGGTGCCCTTTGGCTTCGAAACTCTTCCTACACTTTTACCTCTATTTTCTGAGTGGTAACACTTtatttccattttttttgtgtgtgtgtgaaGAGGGTCCACTATTAAGTGGAAGCCAACGTGTGTGAAATAAGACTCAGGAAGAATATGAAATCATTAAAATAATAGAGAGCTGGTGTATAGTCTATCACAGATATTAATGTTGTTGCACGGATGAGTTCATAGTATTACACAGAGAGTTTactgttccagttctgACTTTAGAAGTATCTGTCCAAGTAGCTCCCGCTTGCCTTGTAACTAAAGCCCTTGAAAAGGTCATCTTTAGAATTCCTAGCCGGGATTTCCATTGTGTACCCATCATCGTATGACATCGAGGTGAATTCAGAGTCGAAATTCTCGGCCAATTCCCAGTCGGTAATTAGGGGAACAATTGGTCCCAGAGTAGTGTGCTGTAAGTCACCACTTTCCATCAACTTCCAATCAATCTTCCTGAATATAAAGTGTGACTGGTACTTCAGTTCTCTCTGTTTACcgactttcttcttcttgcccttgcCCTGTCTTGAATCTTCCCTTGTTTCTGCCCAGTATTTATCCACCTGCCATCTCTTAAGTTTatcctttttcaaaagcCAGTTCAACATGTCCTTCATACCTTCACTCAAGTAATACGGAATTTTAGGCCCATTTTTGTCCTTTTGAATCTTGTTTATTATGACTTTATGATTTGTACCCGTATAAGGTGGTTTCCCGACAAGCATATCGAAAAGAAGACACCCTAGGGAGTACCAATCACAGTTCTTGTTGTATGGTAGCCCCTGTAGGATCTCTGGAGCCGCGTACTCGGGGGTACCGATAATCGAGTGCAACGTGAAAACATCGTCGACTTGGTTAGACATATCGTTATCTTCCAGACTTTTCTTGCTCAGACCAAAATCTGTCAGAACCAAGTGCCCCCTGTCATTTAGCAGGCAATTCTCCGGTTTCAAGTCTCTATAAACTATCCCCTTGTCATGTAAGAATTTCAGCGCGCAACTGATTTCAGCCGCGTAAAAGGAGACAGTATCCTCATCTAGTGTACCATGCTCCTTAAGATGGAAGAAAAGTTCCCCCCCGGGGACGTACTGTAAAATAAGATACAATTTAGACACGTCGTGGAATGAATAAAACAACTTGACGATATTAGGGTGTTCTAACTCGGAAAGAATTGTCTTTTCTGCAAATGTCCGCTCgatatttttattatcCGGCTTATCCTCTTTGGCGTCGTCTTTGATCTCTTGTTCATTTATCAAGATTTCTGcctttttcaattgtttcatggcaaacagtttatttgatttttgaTCCTTCACCAATATAACTTTACCATAGGCTCCCTTCCCCAATACTCTTACAGGCTGGAAGTCTTGCAAATTCCTTGAGTTCGGGTCACCACTAGTATGGTTTGAAGTTGGAGATGAAGTGGTCACCCCCGTGTCTGAATGTGGAGATGCGTTAGTCTCATCTCCGTTTTTCGCCGATGAGATTGAAACTTTCCTTGTATGCATGGGTGAAAGTACAGAAAACTTGGCCACTGCCGATGGCCTTCTCTTCTCTGTATGCCTCGCGGAGGGCACATCGACATCCAAATAATCCTGTAGAGACTGTGGTGGCTCACTGATCATATCGTGACACTCGTCATTGGAAATAATCGTTTCCTCATTATCTGAAAAGGGAGACCTGGTGATAACAGGCTTCTCCAATTCcagatttttcaaatccTCATCCAACTCAAATATCATTGtttgaaattggagacCAGTGGGAAGCTAACGGGAACTGTTCCAGCTGTCTCAGAAGTTGAGTGCATGCTGCCTCTCTCTTCTTAACCTGAGAAGCATGCATAGAAAATCTTCtcgaaaacaaaaaggcGCGGTCACGTGCCGCAAATATAAACGGCGGACACTACATAAATCTGGTAATTTCTCGGTGGTGCCATAGACAGAAAACAAGTTCGTTTGTGGGCGACTACATTCAGAGGGCCTGGTCAAATAAAACCACAGAGCAGTCAATTCAACGATGCGGGACCAGCTAAACCCCCCACCCCGTACTAATCCAGCCAAGACACTTCCCTTCCCTGGCAACCACTTCCAAAGTATAAGCATCCTCCAACCACCACCCAGCAGCGTCTTCAAACACCCGTTCAGGACACTATGACTCCAGGGATCTACACCACTACTACTGTATTACGCTATACTACCATACTATACTGCAAACCCGCACACCACAGCAAAACCCGCGGTGTCATATTAGGGGTACCTTGACACCCACCCACACACCCACAATTTCCGCTTTGGGAAACTGTGTAAACAAAGCAGATAAAGTTGTTGTTcactttttgaaacttctgGAAGCGTTCTTGTTTATTATTAGTTGAATTATCGAAACAGGAGCAGAAGAACTGGTGTTGCCTCCAACTGTAGACTGTTCCAGTGTGTTGAAGAGGCTTCTCAGatatacatacacacacagGGTCCCGcttctttggaaaaggTCCGTAGCAGAGATGTCGCAGGATCCCTTAGAGGAGTTTTACATCCAGTTCCAgaaatttgttcaaaacaacCCAAATGTCATCTCAGCGGCCCGATCGGCTTCCCAGATTCCAGAGTCCGCGAAGGCAGTCATTGTGCTGTCGCCACTGTCCTTACAGCATGTTTTCTCCAGGGATTGGGTCTCCAATTCGTACAGGAAGACGATTGTAGAGAGACCGGAAAGGTTGCTTGCTGCATCCATGGGGGTCGCCGCTGCTATTACTATGTACCCAGCGCTTTTCACACTGAAGACTTCACATAATAGGGCTGGATCGCTGAATGCCCCTCATGTTTTGAAAGTCCATGGATCTCGTTGGCCAAGGGAAGTCTATAAACTGTGTAAAAGAGCGGATGAGAAATTGGCCAGGGGAGAGATTGAAGTCCCGAAAGAATGGAACGCGGGGGATATATACTTGAGCTCAGCAACATTAACTGCTTTGAGAGGTACCATAGGGGCTCTGGAGACAGGGGTCGATACAATATTCACGGGTGCGTCCCCTGAACACATAAGTAATAGAGTGTTTGTCGTGGTGAGACCACCGGGGCATCATTGTCATGTTACTGGACCCTCCGGCTTTTGCCTGCTGAACAATGCACATATTAGTATTGAATACGCAGCTGATACTTACGGAGTCACCCATGCGGCGATCCTTGATTTCGACTTACATCATGGAGACGGAACGCAGGATATATGTTGGAAACGTGCTGGGTTTAAACCAGATGGGGCCACCCGTGAGGAGAACGAGGAACCGTACGATGATTTTGGGAAAAGAACCGCTGCGTTCCCCAAAGTAGGGTATTTCTCAATGCACGATATAAATTCGTTCCCCACGGAATCAGGGTATGCCACTTCAGAAAATATTAGAAATGCATCCACATGTATCATGGATTCTCACGATCTGAATATATGGAACGTTCATTTAGCTCCATGGGCCACAGAGGAAGATTTTATGAAACTGTACAGATCCAAATATCGTACTCTATTCGCTAAGGCAGACGAGTACTTCAAAACAGCAAGATTAGAGATGCAGAAGCAGGGGACACCATTTAAGGGGCTCGTCGTCATAAGTGCTGGGTTTGACGCCTCAGAGTTCGAACAGACTTCTATGCAAAGGCACTCGGTGAACGTCCCCACGGAATTCTACACACTGTTCACTAAGGACGTTTTGAAACTCGCTCAAATGCATACCCAAGGTAAAGTACTTTCAGTGATGGAAGGTGGCTATTCCGATAAGGCAATAACCTCGGGAGTCTTTGCTCATTTGATCGGGCTGCAGAACCAAGACTGGATTAGAGAGTGGGGGTCAGAACAGGTGGTCAAAGAAATCGTCAGAGGTTGTAAACCAAACTGGAAACCTTACAAGACCAAGCGGGCCCAAGATGTTATCAGAATTTGGGCAGAGGAGGTGATTAGGCTTGGTCGCGCCATGATACCCGAGTTCAAGGAAACGCTGTTTCAAGAACCCTCCAATGGTGCAGCCACTTTACCACCAGGACAAAACACCATTGCACAAAGACTCACAAGAGCACAAGCCTCCTCCATACCGAAAGAGCAGATCCAGAAACCAGAAGTTGTACAGGCTAGTAACCCAGTCAGCCACAATGTTCCTTTCATCGAGCAAGATTTATCCAGTGAtaatgaggatgaggattACGAATATGATGAGGCGTTGAATCAATCATTCAACAGAACCGTTGAAGACATTACCATTGACGATATTTCAAGACACTTGGAAACTTTGGAGATTATCCAGAGtgaagacgaggaagaggaacaggCGCCGCCAAAACAAGGGACGTATAAGTACACCACTAAAGATCCACGCCACCCGAATAACAACGCTTATAAAGTACCATCCAACACCACTACTGAATACCTAAGACACACTCGTCGCCAAACAAAACCTAAACAGGAACCGCCCGCGTATGATGACAGCGACATATCTATGATATCTTATGTCTCGACTAGGAAACACACCACAAGAAGTGGAGAGAGCAAGTGGTAGATATTCTAAATAACACATGGAGTTTACGTTTCATAGTAATTGCATATCTGTATTTATAGCCCAAACACATTTACCAAAATAATTCAAGGTCTCAAGTATTGAGAAACTTCTTACTCCTTTTTTGTTCTCTTAAACATCATGATATAAAATAGTACACGGAATCACGAGTATCCAACATCTCTAGAGTTGAGGAATATGGACATCTACGTGCTCTCTTTCTTCGTCAGGAATGGGTTCCTCGCCCTTGAAAATACATTTGAAATCAACGATGAAAGGCTGCAGCATTGTTATTGGGACGTTCAACGTcggaagaaaaaacaatGCATAGGTTTCGCAGAttcatcttgttgaacttcttgttgtcGATAATCCTATTCAGTAGCTCGAAAAGTGCATACATCAACGAGATATTAGCATGTGGCAATTGGCCTTGTTGTATTAGTTTTTGATACTCAAAAGCTATTGCACGATCATTGGAATGATACTCGCTCacaatcttcttcaaagtcaagAACTGCTCGTCACCAAATATTAGATGGGGCAAATTTCTCAGatacaacttcaacaacccGCTAACCGTGTTCACCCCCAAGTAGGCatgttgttcctcttcctcatAATTGCACAGATCGACGTCATGATCTCTGTCAAATGTTTCTTGCAGAGTTTTTATCAGTGTGCTGGATCCACTCAATCTAAATATACCTTCCTCGCGTATGCCTTGATTCTTATACAGATATTCCAAGCATCGATAAACGACAGTCGGTATATCATACTCTCCTTGGTACAGGTGCGAGCTTAATTTTAAGCACGCATCTAAGGATGAACCAAAAACTACAGGCTGGTCGTACGATAACTCAATTTgagaactgttcaattccGCTGACTTTTGCGTCGTTAATGACTTACTGCTATCGGGAGTTAAAATGGTCACTGGTTCAAAATCACTCGGTGTGGTGCTGGGTGCACCTCCTTGCACGCCTGTTGAGTTTGACGAGatgttcagtttcttaaATGGAAACAAACTTCTCATCTTCAATCTTCTTATATCCCTTTCATCGGCTACATCTGGCTGCCTTGGCGAAGAGGCCACACTTGTGTGACTACTTGTCCGTCCCAATGGTTGCGTTGACTTTTGTTCTACTCTGAGCTCGTTGCTGCTATAATTTTGGTCAATAATGGAACTAGAATCCGTCTTAGACAGCGAGTTGGCGCCCTCGACGGAGTTCGGTTGTGAAGATTGATCCCCGTGGCTCATATTCGGGGAGTGTGCGTTCAAATATTGCAGCGACTGACCTGTTAGTTGGTTTAGGGCAGATAACCATGATTCACGCTCTTTAGCGGTTTCCAAACAAATGTAGTACTTAGAAATTGAGGATAATCCGCTCTTTTTGTGTTCATTAATCAAGAACCCATTCTTCGTCCCGTATCTATCTTCTGGAATGTTCGGTATTATTTCAATAGCGCAATGCTGTAATTTGATAACCTCCGCAatttgatctctttctAATAGTTGCAGAATACCATCATTCAGGATAGCATACCTTATTCTCCATCCAATATTATTGCTTAAGGCTTTCTTTGGTCTTCTCATAACCACAGTACCTTCCTTCGTGGTATCCCCAAGCATTGGTGGGTTCATGACAGTATCTGTACTCAAAAATTGGGCGATTTTTAATGACACGTTAGGCGGGAACGCAGGAACGCTGAATATACTAGCAAAGTACTCGTTCAGCAACTCCCTTCTCATAGCCACCTTCGCTGGTATGATTGCCTGGAATAGGCTGCGATCGGGTAAAGAAGGTAACGAGAGATTAGATATGTGGGATTTCATGTAGACGTCTAGTTCCCGTATTTTCTGGATAGACTTGGAGAATTTGAACATTTCCTTATCCGTCTTACGGTCTATTACGCTTATCAGTACGAGATGCTCGTCCCTGTCCAAATCATTCTCTTGGAATAAAGAGCTGACTATCTCTAGTTTTATCGTACCAAACTCATCTGGCTGTACAAATAGTGGGATTTCTGAGACCATACTAGCTACGTGAGATTGCACAGTCCCAGTACTGATGGAGCGTTGAGTGTCCGTCACAACATCGGGGTTAAAATCGTCTTGCACCTTTAATATCTgggaagaaacagatcTGGAACCTGCTGTTAATGTTGCTGGTACGGCGGGCAAGCTTGAATTCTTCATAGTAGGCTTCTTCAAACCATCCTCCATCTTTTCTGCCGCAACTTTGGTCTTGATGTGCAAATCCAAGGCTGACTCTAAGTATGCTTTATTGTTTAAGGTTGAGGGTAAAGTACTTTTCATAGCACTTGTATGCGAATcattcttgttcaacaagataGGAGACCCTAGCTCAGTGTTAGGAGGTGGAGTGGTTACTGTTGGTCGGGATGATTGCGTTATGCTCTTGTTGATGCTATTAATGGACAAGGAGTCTGAGGGGGGGTAATGTTCCCCTGATACATTCCTCACTGAATTTGTTCTTGCGGATAACGGCGAATTACCTGATTCGGAGGAGTCGTCTTTGGTTTGTAGAGGCATATTACGAGTATTGATAGGATGAGTGTAGTTTAGCGAATCTCCGCCAAATTTATCCCTTGGTGGAATATTTTCTGTGATCATTGTAGGTGAACAGTTGAAATCAGCTCTTGATTCAACAAAGgttttcttcaaaggtgATCGTATTTGGTTGTTTATCACGGAGGTCATTCTGTTTGGATTTTGAGGCGAGCGTGCTCGTTCCTGGACGGGGGACTGCGTTTTTTTTGGCGATTTGATTTGAATCCGTGAGGTCGTGTAAGTTACAGAAGCCGTTGGTTTGCCCGGACTCTCAGTACTGCCGCTATTACTTGGCGAGAGGATTGGGTCAATAAAGGGATTGTTGTTCAAGGCCCGCAAATTGACGTCATCACTCTTCAAAGGGCTTTTCGCATCGCTAGTAGACGTTTTTATGGTAGTCGCCGGGGACGGTGGGTTGTCAACCATACCACtaatcaacttttttcCTGGTAAACTAATGCGCGGAACCTCATTTGACTTACTATAACTCGATGCGGTAGAGCTTATTATGGACTGAGTATCACTATCCTTTCCACTCATCCTCCTTTCAGCAGAGCGTGGGGGTAGTATGaaatctttttttttctcaacTGGAGTCAAGTTTTCCTCTAGCAACGTTTCGATGGAagtgttgttgtgtttcttcagtAGTTCAATAACCTGcttcaaacttttcaactCCGCATCGTACTCATCCACCTGCAATTTCAGTTTGACGTTTTCTTTAAACAGTTCATCGTAAGTAGGTCTGTTGCTTGCACTCTCTGTATTCTTTTCGATGTACTCTATCGATTTATCCCGCTCAGAGATATGGTTATTGTATTGTTTGAGCAAGTCTAGTGTTTTGGTTCCAATCGGACTCTCCATGATTGTCAAACGTAAGATagttctcttttttttgtcagTAATTGTGGAACTCTTCTTGTCTGTAACAGTAGCAACTTCCGTTCTCACTTCTCCCCAAAGTCACTCTTCTCCAAAAGAAATATCTAGAGcttgaaaaaatagaaaGCGGTAAACTTGCTCTCAATCAGCCTCTGCTTTGTTTAAAGTAAGAAGATCTTCCGACCTGATTCGAAAAAAATACCCAAACAGCTTGATACAGAGCTACTTCCTTAACCTTCGTTGCATGGTACTACACAATGTACGGTACAATTACTATTatctaatttttttccttttcttcaatttaAGAAATGCTCAGTTGCTCAGGCACGTGACGCGATACGCGTCTCACACAGACGAGTCGGTGAGCTCAGGGCTACAACACGTTTCACGACTACGCTATCTACAAGATGTAATTGGTTTGAAGCGCTATATATCCTTTAACAAGGCTTCTACAACCTCTTTAACGTACATGTGAGAAACTATGTGTTTCTCTAGATGGTCGTCTCGCTGAGGAATATGATCCCAGTCGAACTTTGACTTATTCCTTTCGTGTTCTTGAATCCATGCGGGTTCCCCATCTTCACACCATCTCTTGCCCCTCACCTCTATCTCGACTCTAGGCCACGACTTGGACCCGATAATTATACACAGAGGGATCCCCAGTGCGTGTGAAGTTTGGATCTTTGAGCCAAGACCTGAAGAATTGCTAAAATCTTGCATAATGTCATCCCGGAGCGACTTTGACTGTGATAGATTTTCAACAACTTTCAAGACCCTCTCGTCCGTCCCGTTCTCAACAGAGCAGACGGAGAGCAAGTATGGCGATATCGGACTTGGCCATCTGATACCTTGTTCGTCCCTGGTTACCTCTGCGATAGCGCCGATGATTCGCGTGACGCCAATACCGTAACACCCCATCTCTACTAGTTTGTCGCTTTGATTGTCCTTATCCTTGAACTTGAGGTTCATAAGTTCTGAATACTTTGTTCCTAGCACAAAAGTGTGGCCGACCTCGATGCTTCGTGTCGCAGTCAGTGCCCCCTCTTCGCAGGAACCGCATTTCTCCCCATCCACGGCGTTGACAATGGAGAGCCCCTCCAATTGTCCAAAGTTGTTTTTCAGATAGTTCTTCAGTGGGAAGTCTGGGAAGTTTGATCTCGAATTGATTCTACAATCCATGACGCGGAgaacttttgaaaacaTGATATCCTCGTTACTCCTCTCCTGGAATATTTCCAAAACTCTAGCATTGCTGTAATCACGTAGCTTCTTATCGACGTCACCGTCCACTGCCTTCACCGCGTTGTTCCAGTTGATTTGTCTGTCAGCAGGGAAATAAAAACAGATCAAAGTGGAATGGTCTGCAGTTAGTGCATATTTAACATTAACGTCCCCTGACATTGCGCCCTCCTCTAAAGGGGAGGACTCGGCCATCTCCTCATTGAACACGTTCTTACAATGCGAGCAACTGAAGATGGTATCCTCTCCTGATTCATGGACCAAATGGTACTCCTTGCTGATGTCACCCCCCATATCACCATTATCCGCCCATGCTTTGACGTACGGTActttcaattctttgaatatcAAGTCATAAGCCCTGTTTGTTTCGTTGAACACTTGTAAGGATTCCTCCGCAGTAGAGGCAAACGAGTACGCATCCATCATGAGGAACTCTTTCCCGCGAAGCAACCCGCCGCGGGGTCTTCTCTCGTCCCTGTATTTCCTGCTGGTTTGGTAAACGACGCAGGGCATATTTTTGTAACTGTCGATGTGGCCCCTCATCAATTCCGTGACGTCCTCCTCGCAAGTCGCCACGAGACAGAACTCCGCACTCTTGCTATCCTTcagtttgaacagttccgTGTTGGACCATCTTTCAGTGCGAGACCACAGGGACTTCGACGATAGCGTACTCAGGGATAACTTTTGTGCCTTAAGGTTCTTCTGTAGGTGCGTGTCTAATATGCCTGTTATCTTGTTGAGAATTCGCAGGGAGAGCGGGAGGTAATGGAACAGTCCGCTCTGGGTTTTCTGGACGAAATTTAATCTTTGCAGAAGCTCCGGAGTTGAGAGGGTTGCTATGGCTTGTTTACTTAAAAATTTCTGCTGGAAGGGATTCCTTAATTGAATTATTGGCTTCATCTCGGCCCAGGGGAAGCGGGGGAGGACAACGCCAAACCGTTGTGTTGATGGCTGCGCTTGCAGATTTTCTTCGCTTCCTAGcaaaggaaagaaaataaatGATGGAAGAACGTTATAAAAAATTTGTATTTTTATctatgtatatataaaagAACTTAATgattctttcttttcctgtTCGTTAGAAAGAGAGTCCACTGATGATATTTTAATCCTTATCAAGCAGTTTAATCCTTCTTGGCGTTGATGGCAGCAGTCAATTGACCTTGCTTGATCAAAGATTCTGGAGCGTCCATGACTGGCAACATGACTTCGATCAATCTGATTCTGGagttcttgttgaactccTTGTCCTGGGTCAACTTGTTCCATTCACCGACAGTGGCGATTCTGACGGCTTCGTAGTCCTTGGCACCGAAAGTTGGCAACAATTGCAAGTGTTCCCAAGATTGAATCTCGTTGTATTGGGCAGTTGGACCGTGAATCAACTTCTCGATGGTGTaaccgttgttgttcaagatgAACAAGTATGGCTTCAAGTTCCACTTGATACAGGTGGAGATTTCTTGAACGgtcaattgcaaagaaCCGTCACcaatgaacaagatgaCTCTTCTGTTAGGGTCGATCTCCTCAGCGGCAAAAGCAGCACCTAGAACGGCACCACCGGTGAAACCAATGGACCCCCATAGAACTTGGGAGATACCGACGGTGTTCTTTGGGAAAGTGGTACCGTTGATACCGAAAGCGGAGGTACCGGTTTCAGTGATGACGATGTCACCTTCTTGTAGGAAGTTACCTAGTTCCTTCCACATCCATTCTTGCTTCAATGGGGTGGATGGGTCGACAGCGGCGTTGGCTGGGGCTCTAGCTGGGACGGCAACTGGGGAGTAGTTGGCGATGACTGGCTTGATTTGAGTGATCAACTTTTGTAGGATAGACTTCATTTGCATGTCTGGGAACAAAGCGTTTCTGATCTTGATGTGGTCGGAGTGGAACTCGACGATGTTCTTGGTCTGGTAAGAGTAAGAGAAGGAACCCGTGTTGAAATCGGACAATAGGGCACCGACGGATAGAACCAAGTCAGCGGACTCGACGGCCTTCTTGACAGCTGGGCTGGACAAGGTACCGACGTAGATACCACCGTATCTTGGGTGGGTCTCGTCGATGGAGCCCTTACCCATTGGGGTGACGAAAGCTGGGAATTGAGTGGCGTCAATCAATTGTTGAGTTTCCTTCTTGACGTCGTGTCTGGAGGCACAGGCATCGGCCAAGATGATTGGGTTCTTAGCCTTGGAGACCAAGTCCAAGA
Encoded proteins:
- the AIM10 gene encoding putative proline--tRNA ligase AIM10 (similar to Saccharomyces cerevisiae YER087W; ancestral locus Anc_7.368) yields the protein MKPIIQLRNPFQQKFLSKQAIATLSTPELLQRLNFVQKTQSGLFHYLPLSLRILNKITGILDTHLQKNLKAQKLSLSTLSSKSLWSRTERWSNTELFKLKDSKSAEFCLVATCEEDVTELMRGHIDSYKNMPCVVYQTSRKYRDERRPRGGLLRGKEFLMMDAYSFASTAEESLQVFNETNRAYDLIFKELKVPYVKAWADNGDMGGDISKEYHLVHESGEDTIFSCSHCKNVFNEEMAESSPLEEGAMSGDVNVKYALTADHSTLICFYFPADRQINWNNAVKAVDGDVDKKLRDYSNARVLEIFQERSNEDIMFSKVLRVMDCRINSRSNFPDFPLKNYLKNNFGQLEGLSIVNAVDGEKCGSCEEGALTATRSIEVGHTFVLGTKYSELMNLKFKDKDNQSDKLVEMGCYGIGVTRIIGAIAEVTRDEQGIRWPSPISPYLLSVCSVENGTDERVLKVVENLSQSKSLRDDIMQDFSNSSGLGSKIQTSHALGIPLCIIIGSKSWPRVEIEVRGKRWCEDGEPAWIQEHERNKSKFDWDHIPQRDDHLEKHIVSHMYVKEVVEALLKDI
- the KNAG0J01330 gene encoding alpha-keto acid decarboxylase family protein, which encodes MSTVSLGHYLFERLKQVGVNTIFGLPGDFNLVLLDKIYDIPGMRWVGNANELNASYAADGYARIKGMACLLTTFGVGELSALNGIAGSYAEHVGVLHVVGVPSTLSQAKGLLLHHTLGNGDFDVFHRMSAEISETTAVITDLSKAASEIDRCIRTTYVKQRTVYLGIPANMFDYEMPRSLLDTPIDLSLKANNPESESEVLDTILDLVSKAKNPIILADACASRHDVKKETQQLIDATQFPAFVTPMGKGSIDETHPRYGGIYVGTLSSPAVKKAVESADLVLSVGALLSDFNTGSFSYSYQTKNIVEFHSDHIKIRNALFPDMQMKSILQKLITQIKPVIANYSPVAVPARAPANAAVDPSTPLKQEWMWKELGNFLQEGDIVITETGTSAFGINGTTFPKNTVGISQVLWGSIGFTGGAVLGAAFAAEEIDPNRRVILFIGDGSLQLTVQEISTCIKWNLKPYLFILNNNGYTIEKLIHGPTAQYNEIQSWEHLQLLPTFGAKDYEAVRIATVGEWNKLTQDKEFNKNSRIRLIEVMLPVMDAPESLIKQGQLTAAINAKKD